One Olsenella sp. oral taxon 807 DNA segment encodes these proteins:
- a CDS encoding DUF3800 domain-containing protein, which translates to MSRLSVFIDESGDFGSYEHHAPYYIITLVFHDQGSDISEQIDHLKRHLVEQNFAENHAIHSAPLIRRERDYSGMDLTARRKLFRSLFTFMRLCDISYKSFAFKKREFSDHDQMVSRISREVSTFLKDHLAFLQSFDRIIVYYDNGQKEITNLVNTLFNAFLEAEVRKVSPSDYSLFQAADMFCTLALLEEKRKNEGLSNSEKEFFMSIRDLKKNYLKPANAKRLSL; encoded by the coding sequence ATGTCTAGGCTCAGCGTATTCATAGACGAATCGGGTGATTTCGGGTCTTACGAGCACCATGCCCCGTACTACATCATCACCCTGGTCTTTCACGATCAGGGCTCCGACATCTCAGAGCAAATCGACCACCTGAAGCGCCATCTCGTCGAGCAGAATTTCGCGGAGAACCACGCCATACACTCCGCCCCGCTCATCAGGCGAGAGAGGGACTACTCCGGCATGGATCTCACGGCGCGCCGCAAGCTCTTCCGGTCCCTCTTCACCTTCATGCGCTTGTGCGATATCTCCTACAAATCCTTCGCCTTTAAGAAACGAGAGTTCTCAGACCACGACCAGATGGTATCCAGGATATCTCGCGAGGTAAGCACGTTCCTGAAGGATCACCTCGCATTCCTGCAGTCCTTCGACCGCATAATCGTCTACTACGACAACGGGCAAAAGGAGATAACCAACCTCGTGAACACGCTCTTCAACGCTTTCCTGGAGGCGGAAGTCAGGAAGGTGTCCCCCTCCGACTACAGTCTGTTCCAGGCGGCGGACATGTTCTGCACCCTTGCGCTTCTCGAGGAGAAGCGCAAAAACGAAGGGCTAAGCAACTCGGAGAAGGAGTTCTTCATGAGCATAAGAGACCTGAAGAAGAATTATCTAAAACCCGCCAATGCGAAAAGGCTTTCCCTGTAG